A region from the Lolium perenne isolate Kyuss_39 chromosome 4, Kyuss_2.0, whole genome shotgun sequence genome encodes:
- the LOC127293631 gene encoding probable E3 ubiquitin-protein ligase BAH1-like 1, whose translation MKFGSIYEEYLRVEQDKYLAKCSHVEYKRLKKVLKRCRVDRSLQEDVTNGDQLLDGTDASSDICECNSCTLCDQMFFTELNKEASDIAGCFSSRVQRLLHLHVPSGLQRYIWRVRQCFIDDQQVMVQEGRMLINYVTMNAIAIRKILKKYDKIHGSVSGRDFKSKMQTEHIELLQSPWLIELGAFHLNCDSLDVDEPVGFFKNGFFKNFSCDLAGTQPVMTMAISETIKYEYNLTCPICLDTLFNPYALSCGHLFCKGCACGAASVYIFQGVKTAPPEAKCPVCRAVGVFAHAVHMNELDLLIKTRCKDYWRCRMREERTEMVKESKEYWESQAMLSMGI comes from the exons ATGAAGTTTGGTTCAATTTACGAGGAGTACCTAAGGGTGGAGCAGGACAAGTATCTAGCGAAGTGCTCCCATGTAGAGTACAAACGCCTCAAGAAAGTATTAAAGCGATGTCGAGTTGACCGCTCACTGCAAGAAGATGTTACCAATGGTGACCAGCTACTTGACGGGACTGACGCATCTTCAGACATTTGCGAATGCAATTCGTGCACAT TGTGTGATCAAATGTTCTTTACAGAACTCAACAAGGAGGCTTCAGACATAGCTGGCTGTTTCAGCTCTAGAGTACAGCGTCTTCTACATCTTCATGTTCCTTCAGGGCTACAAAGGTATATATGGCGTGTACGGCAGTGCTTCATAGATGATCAACAAGTCATGGTTCAAGAAGGCCGAATGCTAATAAATTATGTGACCATGAATGCTATTGCTATCCGCAAAATTCTCAAGAAATATGACAAG ATACATGGTTCTGTGAGTGGTAGAGATTTCAAGAGCAAGATGCAAACTGAGCATATTGAACTGTTGCAGTCACCTTGGCTTATTGAGCTGGGTGCCTTCCATCTGAACTGTGATAGTTTGGATGTTGATGAACCTGTAGGGTTCTTCAAGAATGGATTCTTCAAGAATTTTTCCTGTGACTTGGCAGGAACACAACCAGTAATGACTATGGCCATCTCTGAAACCATTAAGTATGAGTACAACCTAACTTGTCCAATTTGCTTG GACACATTGTTCAACCCGTATGCACTCAGCTGCGGTCACCTCTTCTGCAAAGGCTGTGCATGTGGTGCTGCATCTGTGTACATCTTCCAGGGCGTTAAGACTGCACCTCCGGAGGCCAAGTGTCCTGTATGCCGAGCG GTTGGTGTCTTTGCCCATGCCGTGCATATGAACGAACTTGACCTGCTCATCAAAACAAG GTGTAAGGATTACTGGAGGTGCAGGATGCGTGAAGAGCGGACGGAGATGGTGAAGGAGTCCAAAGAATACTGGGAGTCACAAGCGATGTTGTCGATGGGTATCTGA